The Immundisolibacter cernigliae genome has a window encoding:
- a CDS encoding dihydrolipoamide acetyltransferase family protein: MAHELLLPQWSMGMQDGQITRWLKAPGDPVADGEAIAEVESSKVASELLADREGVFLRALVEVGQVVPVRTALCLIGAPGERLDAGPDIAAGTAPLAVAPAATRPAPSGTGNLQVTPRARKLAAERGVDLAQVRGSGPAGRIVEADIEALPDQAGDGTYSLAQRRGRIAERLLASLHGSAQLTLSRDIDVTDLTDWRARLPFRAGWGDLVGYAVSRVLGGHPPFNGTIEGDRVRIGSQVNLGFAVALQGGLVTPVIHDAGRKSLRDLAQLAAELASRARSGTLRPQDVDGGTFTVSNLGGHGIDAFTPIINPPQIAILGLGRVREIAQRSDGGIAWRQCMTVSLTFDHRIADGVPAAVFLQDLAQFLSRPEGFQSGA, encoded by the coding sequence ATGGCGCATGAACTCCTGCTGCCGCAGTGGTCGATGGGCATGCAGGACGGCCAGATCACACGCTGGCTGAAGGCCCCGGGCGATCCTGTGGCCGACGGCGAGGCTATCGCCGAGGTGGAGTCCTCCAAGGTGGCGAGCGAGCTGCTGGCCGACCGCGAAGGCGTATTCCTGCGAGCGCTGGTCGAGGTCGGTCAGGTCGTGCCGGTGCGCACTGCGCTGTGCCTGATCGGCGCACCGGGCGAGCGCCTTGATGCCGGTCCGGACATTGCCGCAGGCACTGCACCGCTGGCCGTCGCCCCGGCCGCCACCCGCCCTGCCCCATCCGGCACCGGCAACTTGCAGGTCACGCCGCGCGCCCGCAAGCTGGCTGCCGAACGCGGCGTCGATCTGGCACAGGTGCGCGGCAGCGGGCCTGCCGGACGCATCGTGGAGGCTGATATCGAGGCCCTGCCGGACCAGGCCGGCGACGGAACCTATTCGCTGGCCCAGCGCCGTGGCCGCATTGCCGAGCGCCTGCTCGCCAGCCTGCACGGCAGCGCACAGCTGACGCTGAGCCGGGACATCGACGTGACGGACCTGACCGACTGGCGGGCCCGGTTGCCCTTTCGTGCCGGCTGGGGCGACCTCGTCGGCTACGCCGTCAGCCGCGTCTTGGGCGGGCATCCGCCGTTCAACGGCACCATCGAGGGCGACCGCGTCCGCATCGGCTCGCAGGTGAATCTGGGCTTTGCCGTGGCGCTGCAAGGCGGCCTGGTCACCCCGGTCATCCACGACGCCGGCCGCAAAAGCCTGCGCGACTTGGCGCAACTGGCGGCCGAGCTGGCCAGCCGCGCCCGCAGCGGCACGCTGCGCCCACAGGATGTCGACGGCGGCACCTTCACCGTTTCGAACCTCGGTGGCCACGGCATCGACGCCTTCACGCCCATCATCAACCCGCCGCAGATTGCCATCCTGGGCCTTGGCCGGGTACGTGAGATAGCGCAGCGCAGCGACGGCGGTATAGCCTGGCGGCAATGCATGACCGTGAGCCTGACCTTCGATCATCGCATCGCCGATGGCGTGCCGGCGGCTGTGTTTCTGCAGGATCTGGCGCAGTTCCTGAGTCGTCCGGAGGGCTTCCAGTCCGGCGCCTGA
- a CDS encoding alpha/beta hydrolase, which yields MLFITNRFPTQSIKSRVGRAFDFDLKNNAASNSVFYCRRLGKDKYEEIGGFNLMSELKSSPYRQLLVYLHGFSNLPEAVFDGAAELQALCDKRKQKELLVLPVVWPCDDDQGIVKDYWDDQKAADASAFSLARVLGHFMKWRDDAQRNPTDDPCLKRINMLAHSMGNRVLRETLCAWDKYDLPSGVPLLFRNTYLVAADIENESVHKGHAGELISHASRNVVVYYASDDLALRSSKVANLKNKIASRRLGHTGPRTWPSRRRTFTPWIVTT from the coding sequence ATGTTGTTCATAACCAACCGCTTCCCGACGCAGAGCATCAAGAGCCGCGTCGGCCGTGCCTTCGACTTTGATCTCAAGAACAACGCAGCCTCCAACTCGGTGTTCTATTGCCGGCGGCTGGGCAAGGATAAATACGAGGAAATCGGCGGCTTCAATCTGATGTCCGAGCTGAAGTCCTCGCCGTATCGGCAGTTGCTGGTGTACCTCCACGGCTTCTCGAATCTGCCGGAGGCGGTATTCGACGGGGCGGCGGAGTTGCAGGCGCTGTGCGACAAAAGGAAGCAAAAGGAGCTGCTGGTGCTGCCGGTGGTATGGCCCTGTGACGATGACCAGGGAATCGTCAAGGACTACTGGGACGACCAGAAGGCGGCCGACGCGAGTGCCTTTTCCCTGGCCCGGGTGCTGGGGCACTTCATGAAATGGCGCGATGACGCCCAGCGCAACCCGACCGACGATCCGTGCCTGAAGCGCATCAACATGCTGGCGCACTCCATGGGCAATCGCGTGCTGCGCGAGACGCTGTGTGCCTGGGACAAGTACGACCTGCCAAGCGGCGTGCCGCTGCTGTTTCGAAACACCTATCTGGTGGCGGCGGATATCGAGAACGAATCGGTGCACAAGGGGCACGCCGGTGAACTCATCAGCCACGCATCGCGCAATGTGGTGGTGTATTACGCCTCGGACGACCTGGCGCTGCGTTCAAGCAAGGTGGCGAACCTGAAGAACAAGATCGCCTCGCGTCGCCTGGGCCATACCGGCCCGAGAACATGGCCCTCACGCCGACGAACGTTTACGCCGTGGATTGTGACGACGTGA
- a CDS encoding efflux RND transporter permease subunit: MLETLLHFSIHRRGLMLVLVLALAGLGVWSFQHLPIDAVPDITNVQVQINTEAPGYTPLEAEQRVTFAVETAMAGLPKLAYTRSVSRYGLSQVTVVFEDGTDIYFARQLVSERLQAVKSQLPAGLEPQLGPIATGLGEIFMWTVDAAPGAKNADGSPVTPTDLRQAQDWIIRPQLLRVPGVVEVNSIGGYGKQFQIRPDPGRLLAYGLSFADVVRAVGANNANLGAGYIERNGQQQLLRVPGQAATLQDLARIVVAQRSGAPVRVSDVAQLGIGSELRTGAATQNGQEAVLGTVFMLVGENSRTVSKAVAEKLDEAKRSLPPGITVNVVYDRTTLVDKTLATVQKNLLEGALLVIVVLFLLLGNIRAALLTAAVIPLAMLMTFTGMVQSRTSANLMSLGALDFGLIVDGAVIIVENCLRRLGLATAGSRTLSERERLDVVFEATNEVIRPSLFGVGIITAVYLPIFALTGVEGKMFHPMAITVVTALTAALLLSLTFVPAAVALLFRGPVAEHDNTLMRWARRGYAPLLALALRARFALLALTLALVVACGWLATRMGSEFIPSLDEGDIALHALRIPGTSLTQAVQMQEQLEATLKTAPEVERAFAKIGTAEIATDPMPPNVADTFVMLKDRKDWPDPGKPKTEVVKDLERLAAGVPGNNYEFTQPIQMRFNELISGVRSDVAVKVYGDDLGTLDAVAEQIEAVLGGVPGAADVKTEQTTGLPILTVTPRREVLARYGLNVADLQDLVAAAYGGETAGLLYEGDRRSDIVVRLPEPLRSDADAMTRLPVMLPGGGYVPLGELAQVELGLGPNAINREQGKRRVVVTANVRGRDLGSFIAEVQQRMSTQVEIPPGYWLDYGGTFEQLQSASQRLAVVVPVTLALILGLLWLAFGSARDALVIFSGVPLALTGGVLALWARGIPLSISAGVGFIALSGVAVLNGLVMVSFIKSLRHEGRALDAAITEGALTRLRPVLMTALVASLGFVPMAFNTGIGSEVQRPLATVVIGGIVSSTVLTLLVLPGLYRMAWRARRLTS, from the coding sequence ATGCTCGAAACACTGCTGCATTTTTCCATCCACCGCCGTGGCCTGATGCTGGTGCTGGTGCTTGCCCTCGCCGGACTTGGCGTGTGGAGCTTCCAGCACCTGCCGATCGACGCGGTGCCGGACATCACCAACGTGCAGGTGCAGATCAACACTGAGGCGCCCGGCTATACGCCGCTGGAAGCCGAGCAGCGCGTGACCTTTGCCGTAGAAACCGCCATGGCCGGGCTGCCGAAGCTGGCGTACACCCGCTCGGTGTCGCGCTACGGGCTGTCGCAGGTGACGGTGGTGTTCGAGGACGGCACCGACATCTACTTCGCGCGGCAGTTGGTGTCGGAGCGCCTGCAGGCGGTGAAGTCGCAATTGCCGGCTGGCCTGGAGCCGCAGCTCGGCCCCATCGCCACGGGCCTGGGCGAGATTTTCATGTGGACCGTGGACGCGGCGCCGGGCGCTAAAAACGCCGACGGCTCACCCGTTACGCCCACCGACCTGCGCCAGGCGCAGGACTGGATCATCCGTCCCCAGTTACTGCGCGTGCCGGGCGTGGTGGAGGTGAACAGCATCGGCGGCTATGGCAAGCAGTTCCAGATCCGCCCCGACCCGGGCCGCCTGCTGGCCTACGGGCTGAGCTTCGCGGACGTGGTGCGAGCGGTGGGCGCCAACAACGCCAACCTGGGCGCCGGCTATATCGAGCGCAACGGCCAGCAACAACTCCTGCGCGTGCCCGGGCAGGCGGCGACGCTCCAGGATCTTGCCCGTATCGTGGTTGCGCAGCGCAGCGGCGCGCCGGTGCGGGTCAGCGACGTAGCGCAGCTTGGGATCGGTTCCGAACTGCGCACCGGCGCCGCCACCCAGAACGGTCAGGAGGCGGTACTGGGCACGGTGTTCATGCTGGTTGGCGAGAACAGCCGCACGGTGTCGAAGGCCGTGGCGGAAAAACTCGACGAGGCCAAACGCAGCCTGCCGCCGGGCATCACCGTCAACGTGGTCTACGACCGCACCACGCTGGTCGACAAGACCCTGGCCACGGTCCAGAAAAACCTGCTCGAAGGCGCGCTTCTGGTCATCGTGGTGCTGTTTCTGCTGCTCGGCAACATCCGCGCCGCGCTGCTCACTGCGGCGGTGATTCCATTGGCCATGCTGATGACTTTCACCGGCATGGTGCAGTCGCGCACCTCGGCCAACCTGATGAGCCTGGGTGCGCTCGATTTCGGGCTGATCGTCGACGGCGCGGTCATCATCGTCGAGAACTGCCTGCGCCGACTGGGACTGGCCACCGCCGGCAGCCGGACCTTGAGCGAGCGCGAACGGCTCGACGTGGTGTTCGAGGCCACCAACGAAGTCATCCGGCCCTCGCTGTTCGGCGTCGGCATCATCACCGCCGTGTACCTGCCGATCTTCGCGCTGACCGGCGTGGAAGGAAAAATGTTCCACCCGATGGCGATCACCGTGGTCACCGCGCTGACCGCCGCGCTGCTGTTGTCGCTCACCTTCGTGCCGGCGGCGGTGGCCTTGTTGTTCCGCGGCCCGGTGGCGGAGCACGACAACACGCTGATGCGCTGGGCGCGGCGCGGCTATGCGCCGCTGCTGGCACTGGCGCTGCGGGCGCGTTTTGCGCTGCTGGCGCTCACGCTCGCCCTGGTCGTGGCCTGCGGCTGGCTGGCCACGCGCATGGGTTCGGAATTCATCCCGAGCCTCGACGAGGGCGACATCGCCCTGCACGCGCTGCGCATCCCGGGCACCAGTCTCACGCAGGCGGTGCAGATGCAAGAACAGCTCGAAGCCACGCTCAAGACCGCGCCGGAAGTCGAGCGCGCGTTCGCCAAGATCGGCACCGCCGAGATTGCCACCGACCCGATGCCGCCCAACGTCGCCGACACCTTCGTCATGCTCAAGGACCGCAAGGACTGGCCCGACCCCGGCAAGCCCAAAACCGAGGTGGTGAAGGACCTGGAGCGCCTGGCCGCCGGCGTGCCCGGCAACAACTACGAGTTCACGCAGCCGATCCAGATGCGCTTCAACGAGCTGATTTCCGGCGTGCGCTCGGATGTGGCGGTGAAGGTCTATGGCGATGACCTCGGCACGCTCGACGCCGTTGCGGAGCAGATCGAAGCAGTGCTCGGCGGCGTGCCCGGCGCGGCGGATGTGAAGACCGAGCAGACCACCGGCCTGCCGATCCTCACCGTCACCCCCCGGCGCGAGGTGCTGGCCCGCTACGGCCTGAACGTGGCCGATCTTCAGGACCTGGTCGCCGCCGCCTACGGTGGCGAAACTGCCGGCCTGCTGTACGAAGGCGACCGGCGCAGCGACATCGTGGTGCGCCTGCCGGAACCCTTGCGCAGTGATGCCGACGCCATGACGCGCCTGCCGGTGATGCTGCCCGGCGGCGGCTACGTGCCCCTGGGCGAGCTGGCACAGGTCGAGCTGGGCCTCGGCCCCAACGCCATCAACCGCGAGCAGGGCAAGCGCCGCGTGGTGGTCACCGCCAACGTGCGCGGGCGGGATCTGGGCTCCTTCATCGCCGAAGTGCAGCAACGCATGAGTACGCAGGTCGAGATTCCGCCCGGCTACTGGCTGGATTACGGCGGTACCTTCGAGCAGCTCCAGTCCGCATCGCAGCGCCTGGCCGTCGTGGTGCCGGTCACGCTGGCGCTGATCCTGGGCCTGCTGTGGCTGGCCTTCGGCTCGGCGCGCGACGCGCTGGTGATCTTCAGCGGCGTGCCGCTGGCGCTGACCGGCGGCGTGCTGGCGCTGTGGGCGCGCGGCATCCCGCTGTCGATCTCGGCCGGCGTCGGCTTCATCGCCCTGTCCGGCGTGGCGGTGCTCAATGGGCTGGTGATGGTCAGCTTCATCAAGTCACTGCGTCACGAGGGCCGCGCACTGGACGCAGCCATCACCGAAGGCGCCCTGACCCGCCTGCGCCCGGTGCTGATGACGGCGCTGGTGGCGAGCCTGGGCTTCGTGCCGATGGCGTTCAACACCGGCATCGGCAGCGAGGTGCAGCGCCCGCTGGCCACCGTGGTCATCGGCGGCATTGTGTCGTCCACCGTGCTCACGCTGCTGGTGCTGCCGGGCCTGTACCGGATGGCGTGGCGCGCGCGGCGCTTGACCTCCTGA
- the nuoN gene encoding NADH-quinone oxidoreductase subunit NuoN, with translation MEFMLPDLAPALPEMVLLAMACVVLLVDLFWPGRERSNTYVVSQLSLLATLLAVAQTYNGPTTTFSGHYTVDAVAVVIKVMALLIMFGVFLYGRDYLRQRALLTGEFLLLSLFATLGLLVMASAGSLLVLYLGLEVLSLSSYALVALHRDNGDASEAAIKYFFLGALASGLLLYGMSLLYGLTASLDLATVAQVVGEHARAGDFSALMGLALAMLVVGIGFKLGIAPFHMWLPDVYHGAPTAVTAFLTTISKLAAFVLVVKLLAGAAAPLVQQWQQMLVVVTVLSLAVGNLIAIAQVNLKRMLAYSTISHMGFFLLGILANSPAGMAASLFYMITYALTGLAAFGMIMLLSRAGFEADRIEDFRGLNRRSPWLALVMMVILFSLAGVPPTVGFYAKLGVIRAVMQHDLLWLAIIAVIFSVIGAFYYLRVIKAMYFDAPVEQPAISPALDVRVFMGVNGALLLGLGVFPAPLLALCQAVF, from the coding sequence ATGGAATTCATGCTTCCCGATCTGGCCCCGGCCCTGCCGGAAATGGTTTTGCTGGCGATGGCCTGCGTGGTGTTGCTGGTCGACCTGTTCTGGCCGGGTCGCGAGCGCAGCAACACCTACGTCGTGTCCCAGCTGTCGCTGCTGGCGACGCTGCTGGCGGTGGCACAGACCTACAACGGGCCGACCACCACGTTCAGCGGTCACTACACGGTCGACGCCGTCGCCGTGGTGATCAAGGTGATGGCTCTGCTGATCATGTTCGGCGTGTTTCTGTACGGGCGGGACTACCTGCGCCAGCGGGCGCTCCTGACCGGCGAGTTCCTGCTGCTGTCGCTGTTCGCCACGCTCGGCTTGTTGGTGATGGCCAGTGCCGGCAGCCTGCTGGTGCTGTATCTGGGCCTTGAGGTGCTGTCGCTGTCCTCGTATGCGCTGGTCGCGCTGCACCGCGACAATGGCGACGCCAGCGAGGCGGCGATCAAGTATTTCTTTCTGGGCGCGCTGGCCTCCGGCCTGCTGCTGTACGGCATGTCACTCCTGTACGGATTGACGGCGTCGCTGGACCTGGCCACCGTGGCGCAGGTGGTGGGTGAACACGCCCGTGCCGGTGATTTCAGCGCCCTGATGGGCCTTGCGCTGGCCATGCTGGTGGTGGGGATCGGCTTCAAGCTGGGCATCGCACCGTTTCACATGTGGTTGCCGGACGTGTACCACGGCGCGCCGACCGCCGTGACGGCGTTTCTGACCACGATCAGCAAACTCGCGGCCTTCGTGCTGGTGGTGAAACTGCTGGCCGGTGCCGCAGCGCCGCTGGTCCAGCAGTGGCAACAGATGCTGGTGGTGGTGACCGTGCTGTCGCTGGCAGTCGGCAACCTGATCGCGATTGCGCAGGTCAACCTCAAGCGCATGCTGGCCTATTCGACCATCTCCCACATGGGCTTTTTCCTGCTCGGCATCCTGGCCAACAGCCCGGCCGGCATGGCGGCAAGCCTGTTCTACATGATTACCTATGCCCTGACCGGCCTGGCCGCCTTTGGCATGATCATGCTGCTGAGCCGCGCCGGTTTCGAGGCCGACCGGATCGAGGATTTTCGCGGCCTCAATCGGCGCTCGCCGTGGCTGGCGCTGGTGATGATGGTGATCCTGTTCTCGCTGGCAGGCGTGCCGCCCACGGTCGGCTTTTACGCCAAGCTTGGCGTCATCCGTGCGGTGATGCAGCACGACCTGCTGTGGCTGGCCATCATCGCGGTGATCTTTTCGGTCATCGGCGCGTTCTATTACCTGCGCGTCATCAAGGCCATGTACTTCGATGCGCCCGTGGAGCAGCCAGCCATCTCCCCGGCCCTCGACGTGCGCGTGTTCATGGGTGTGAACGGCGCTCTGCTGCTGGGTCTTGGCGTGTTCCCGGCACCGCTGCTGGCGCTGTGCCAGGCGGTTTTTTAG
- a CDS encoding TolC family protein has product MSVFGTPLAIAADAVDAHHAEHSGPHFTLAEALARAEARHPLFASYRAQLEAADARAVQAGIRPAPVLGLTVENAFGTGEVSGYSTAETTLGFSQLIERGGLRDRRIEAAAAGREQVATDAQIAHLDLRAEVARRFVHVLSDQAQLAITREATELARSTLAEVERRVAAARAPLAERSRAQVSLERAYLAQEHAEHELLSSRRHLAAATGTLEADFGPGEGDLLHLPPVADFDALLAQMQTTPDLLRFASETRLRESELRLAQARRTPGLTLGAGIRRLEAIDDVGLMFSASVPLFGASRERGNVLESEARLAQVGPEREQAMLRAQARLYEIWQELNHARVEVEAQRERVVPAVEAALAQTRHAYARGRYSLLELRDAQAEWATQRRRLIEAAAEYHGHLIEIQRLTGAPAPGPIATESSQP; this is encoded by the coding sequence ATGAGCGTGTTCGGCACGCCCTTGGCCATCGCGGCTGACGCCGTCGACGCACACCATGCCGAGCATTCCGGGCCGCATTTCACGCTGGCGGAGGCGCTGGCCCGCGCCGAGGCGCGTCACCCGCTGTTCGCGTCCTACCGGGCGCAACTTGAGGCCGCCGATGCGCGCGCCGTCCAGGCCGGCATTCGTCCGGCGCCGGTGCTGGGTCTCACCGTGGAAAACGCCTTCGGCACGGGCGAGGTCAGCGGCTATTCGACCGCCGAGACCACACTCGGCTTCAGCCAGCTGATCGAACGCGGCGGTCTGCGCGACCGGCGCATCGAGGCCGCTGCCGCTGGTCGCGAGCAGGTGGCCACCGATGCCCAGATCGCGCACCTGGACCTGCGCGCGGAGGTCGCTCGCCGATTCGTGCACGTGCTGTCGGACCAGGCGCAGCTTGCCATCACGCGCGAGGCGACCGAGCTTGCCCGCAGCACCCTGGCGGAAGTCGAGCGGCGGGTCGCCGCCGCGCGCGCGCCACTGGCGGAACGCTCGCGGGCGCAGGTTTCGCTGGAACGGGCGTACCTGGCGCAGGAACACGCCGAGCACGAACTGCTGTCCTCGCGCCGGCACCTCGCCGCCGCCACCGGCACCCTGGAGGCCGACTTCGGACCGGGCGAGGGTGATTTGCTGCACCTGCCGCCGGTGGCGGACTTCGACGCCCTGCTGGCGCAAATGCAGACCACGCCGGATCTGCTGCGCTTTGCCAGTGAAACGCGCCTGCGCGAATCCGAACTGCGCCTGGCCCAGGCCCGCCGCACGCCGGGCCTGACGCTGGGCGCCGGAATCCGCCGGCTGGAGGCGATCGACGACGTGGGGCTGATGTTCTCCGCCTCCGTGCCGCTGTTTGGTGCCTCGCGCGAGCGCGGCAACGTGCTGGAAAGCGAAGCCCGCCTGGCACAGGTCGGCCCCGAGCGCGAGCAGGCCATGCTGCGGGCGCAGGCCCGGCTGTACGAAATCTGGCAGGAGCTGAACCACGCCCGGGTCGAGGTCGAGGCGCAGCGCGAACGGGTGGTGCCCGCGGTCGAGGCCGCGTTGGCACAAACCCGCCATGCCTACGCGCGCGGTCGTTACTCGCTGCTGGAACTGCGCGATGCGCAGGCCGAGTGGGCCACGCAGCGGCGCCGCCTGATCGAGGCCGCGGCCGAGTACCACGGCCATCTGATCGAAATCCAGCGCCTCACCGGCGCGCCCGCACCGGGCCCCATCGCCACCGAATCGAGCCAGCCATGA
- a CDS encoding DUF3147 family protein, which translates to METLVKYALSAALVVAISEAARRLSWVGALLASLPLVSVLAMVWLWHDTHDPQRIARLSIGIFWLVLPSLVLFVSLPVLLRRGVGFYPALLVASALTALSYFLMLALLRRVGIVL; encoded by the coding sequence ATGGAAACGCTCGTCAAGTACGCCCTGTCGGCGGCGCTGGTGGTGGCGATATCTGAAGCCGCCCGGCGCCTGAGCTGGGTCGGCGCGCTGCTGGCCTCGCTGCCGCTGGTATCGGTGCTGGCGATGGTCTGGCTGTGGCACGACACGCACGACCCGCAGCGCATCGCGCGCCTGTCGATCGGCATCTTCTGGCTGGTGCTGCCGTCGCTGGTGTTGTTTGTCAGCCTGCCGGTGCTGCTGCGCCGGGGCGTCGGCTTCTATCCGGCCCTGCTGGTCGCCAGCGCACTCACTGCGCTGTCCTACTTCCTGATGCTGGCGCTGCTGCGGCGTGTTGGCATCGTCCTGTAA
- a CDS encoding CaiB/BaiF CoA transferase family protein, with product MPVPAHILSGYRVLDLSQVVAGPTTARLMAEMGAEVIKVELAPDGDLSRRLPYIRDGRSAYFVQQNRGKKGLCVDVRTPAGRQILSDLAARADVLIENFSPGAIGRMGLDWDTVHALNPRLVMCSISAFGQSGPLANLPGYDYIAQAYSGFTSLIGEPDGSPYFPQLAFGDAASGGFALAAVLAALLHRERGGAGQYLDISLLDVYVSGQEIGIQAVSASGGSIVPRRTGRQHFSVAPLGIFKGAQGYLVIVALGRQWDQLCRVMGRPELAADPRFSENATRVANLPEVVTLIENWLASVGDDAEAIRLLEAERVPVAPVLSVEDVVKLPHARLRRTVRTIFDRALGAFDVPGVPLRFSAFPDELPLQAPFLGEHNAEVLGGLLGYDAARIGALQTQGVLLSRQV from the coding sequence ATGCCCGTTCCGGCGCACATCCTGAGTGGTTACCGGGTGCTTGACCTGAGTCAGGTGGTGGCGGGGCCGACCACCGCACGCCTGATGGCCGAGATGGGCGCCGAGGTGATCAAGGTCGAGTTGGCGCCTGACGGCGATTTGTCGCGCCGCCTGCCCTATATACGTGACGGGCGCAGTGCCTACTTCGTACAGCAGAACCGCGGCAAGAAAGGTCTGTGTGTGGACGTGCGCACGCCGGCCGGGCGGCAGATCCTGAGCGATCTCGCGGCGCGGGCGGACGTGCTGATCGAAAATTTCTCCCCCGGTGCCATCGGCCGCATGGGTCTGGACTGGGACACCGTGCATGCGCTCAATCCGCGCCTGGTGATGTGCTCGATCTCGGCCTTTGGTCAAAGCGGACCGCTGGCCAATCTGCCGGGCTATGACTACATCGCGCAGGCCTATTCCGGCTTCACCAGCCTGATCGGCGAGCCGGATGGCTCGCCGTATTTTCCGCAGCTGGCGTTCGGCGATGCGGCCAGCGGCGGTTTTGCGCTGGCGGCGGTGCTGGCGGCCTTGCTGCACCGCGAGCGCGGCGGCGCGGGCCAGTATCTGGACATCAGCCTGCTGGATGTTTACGTCAGTGGCCAGGAAATCGGCATCCAGGCGGTGAGCGCGAGTGGCGGCAGCATCGTGCCGCGGCGCACCGGCCGGCAGCATTTTTCCGTCGCGCCGCTGGGTATTTTCAAGGGCGCGCAGGGCTATCTGGTGATCGTTGCGCTCGGCAGACAATGGGATCAGCTGTGCCGTGTCATGGGCCGGCCGGAACTCGCCGCGGACCCGCGCTTCTCGGAAAACGCGACGCGCGTGGCCAACCTGCCCGAAGTGGTGACCCTGATCGAGAATTGGCTGGCCTCGGTCGGCGATGACGCCGAGGCGATCCGCCTGCTCGAAGCCGAGCGCGTGCCGGTCGCACCGGTGCTGTCGGTGGAAGATGTGGTGAAGTTGCCCCACGCGCGACTGCGGCGCACGGTTCGAACCATTTTCGATCGCGCGCTGGGCGCGTTCGACGTGCCCGGCGTGCCGCTGCGTTTTTCGGCCTTTCCCGACGAACTGCCACTGCAGGCGCCGTTCCTGGGCGAGCACAACGCCGAGGTCCTGGGCGGTTTGCTGGGCTACGATGCGGCGCGCATCGGTGCGCTGCAAACGCAGGGCGTCCTTCTATCGCGGCAGGTGTAG
- a CDS encoding efflux RND transporter periplasmic adaptor subunit — translation MKKNLHHWALVALLGLTLAACGRSETPAEHSDHGAGAAQEAARGPHNGLLLADGDFVVELAIFEEGVPPEYRAWVTSKGQPVAPDAVQLTVELARLDGEKNLFRFAPQGDFLRGDGVVTEPHSFDVTVQAQFEGKTHRWAYDSYEGRVTIAADSAKAAGIRTATAGPRLIRDLLPLYGTIATNPDAVRDVGARFAGVVKSVSKTVGDSVRAGEVLARVESNDSLQVYAVTAPIGGVITARMTNPGQQAGDMPLFTISDLAQVRAELAVFPRDLARVRVGQEVRLTTVDGERTTRGAITRIAPASGNANQALTVWASFDAGDGGWTPGLYVNAEVMVGGAQVPLAVKASGLQTFRDFTVVFARVGETYEVRMLELGRGDGQYVEVLAGLKPGTEYVSENSYLIKADIEKSGASHDH, via the coding sequence ATGAAAAAAAACCTGCATCACTGGGCCCTGGTGGCCCTGCTTGGCCTGACGCTCGCCGCCTGTGGCCGGTCCGAAACACCTGCCGAGCACTCCGACCACGGCGCCGGCGCGGCGCAGGAAGCGGCCAGGGGCCCGCACAACGGGCTCCTGCTGGCCGATGGCGACTTCGTCGTCGAGCTGGCGATCTTCGAGGAGGGCGTGCCGCCGGAATACCGCGCCTGGGTGACCAGCAAGGGCCAGCCCGTGGCCCCGGATGCCGTGCAACTGACGGTCGAGCTCGCCCGTCTGGACGGCGAGAAAAACCTGTTCCGTTTCGCGCCGCAGGGCGATTTTCTGCGCGGCGATGGCGTGGTGACCGAACCGCATTCCTTCGATGTGACCGTGCAGGCCCAGTTCGAGGGCAAGACCCATCGCTGGGCGTACGACAGCTACGAAGGCCGCGTCACCATCGCCGCAGACAGCGCCAAGGCAGCCGGCATCCGCACGGCAACCGCCGGCCCGCGCCTGATCCGCGACCTGCTGCCGCTGTACGGAACGATTGCGACCAACCCGGACGCGGTGCGGGACGTCGGCGCGCGCTTTGCCGGCGTGGTCAAGAGCGTGAGCAAGACCGTGGGCGACAGCGTGCGCGCCGGCGAAGTGCTGGCGCGGGTGGAATCCAACGACTCGCTACAGGTTTATGCGGTCACGGCGCCGATCGGGGGCGTCATCACCGCGCGCATGACCAATCCCGGCCAGCAGGCCGGCGACATGCCCCTGTTCACGATCAGCGACCTTGCGCAGGTGCGGGCCGAGTTGGCCGTGTTTCCGCGCGATCTGGCGCGCGTTCGCGTGGGCCAGGAAGTGCGTCTCACAACAGTGGACGGCGAGCGCACGACCCGCGGTGCCATTACCCGCATCGCCCCCGCCAGCGGCAATGCCAACCAGGCGCTGACGGTGTGGGCGAGTTTCGATGCCGGCGACGGTGGCTGGACCCCGGGGCTGTACGTCAATGCCGAGGTCATGGTCGGTGGCGCGCAGGTGCCGCTGGCGGTGAAGGCCTCCGGCCTGCAGACGTTTCGGGATTTCACGGTGGTGTTCGCCCGGGTGGGCGAGACCTACGAGGTGCGCATGCTGGAACTGGGCCGCGGCGACGGGCAGTACGTGGAAGTGCTGGCCGGCCTCAAACCCGGCACCGAGTACGTCAGCGAAAACAGCTACCTGATCAAGGCCGACATCGAAAAGTCGGGCGCCTCGCACGACCACTGA